A single Micromonospora luteifusca DNA region contains:
- a CDS encoding ABC transporter permease: MTAVTLPAPLAPARRLSPAAGLRHTFTLAWRSLVQIKHNPMELLDLSIQPVMFVLLFTYVFGTAIAGSSGEYLTFMLPGIMVQNALFATMTTGFGLNNDLTKGVFDRLRALPIARWAPLAGRILADTVKQAWSIALLLGVGSILGFRVGNGVLGVVGAFALLLAFTLAASWISVLVGVLVSEPDKVQIFGFMVIFPLTFTSNIFVPTDRMPGWLQNWVEVNPVTVVADALRGLLVSGPVAGPVIQTLLWGAGIAVIFAPLAVRGLKRRV, encoded by the coding sequence ATGACCGCCGTCACCCTCCCCGCTCCGCTGGCACCGGCCCGCCGGCTCAGCCCGGCCGCCGGACTGCGGCACACCTTCACGCTGGCCTGGCGCAGCCTCGTGCAGATCAAGCACAACCCGATGGAGCTGCTCGACCTGAGCATCCAGCCGGTGATGTTCGTGCTGCTCTTCACCTACGTCTTCGGCACCGCCATCGCCGGCTCGTCCGGCGAGTACCTCACCTTCATGCTGCCCGGCATCATGGTGCAGAACGCGCTCTTCGCCACCATGACGACCGGGTTCGGCTTGAACAACGACCTCACCAAGGGCGTGTTCGACCGTCTCCGGGCGCTGCCCATCGCGAGGTGGGCGCCGCTTGCCGGCCGGATCCTCGCCGACACCGTCAAGCAGGCGTGGTCGATCGCGCTGCTGCTCGGCGTCGGGTCGATCCTCGGCTTCCGGGTCGGCAACGGCGTGCTCGGTGTGGTCGGGGCGTTCGCGCTGCTGCTGGCGTTCACGCTGGCCGCGTCCTGGATCTCGGTGCTCGTCGGGGTGCTGGTGAGCGAGCCGGACAAGGTGCAGATCTTCGGCTTCATGGTGATCTTCCCGCTGACCTTCACCAGCAACATCTTCGTGCCCACCGACCGGATGCCGGGCTGGTTGCAGAACTGGGTGGAGGTCAACCCGGTGACCGTGGTGGCCGACGCGCTGCGCGGGCTCCTGGTCAGTGGTCCGGTGGCCGGGCCGGTGATACAGACGCTGCTCTGGGGCGCCGGCATCGCGGTGATCTTCGCGCCGCTGGCAGTCCGTGGGCTCAAGCGTCGAGTGTGA
- a CDS encoding AfsR/SARP family transcriptional regulator, translating to MNTGAAAPIPVPERAGGTIVGVQICLLGPLEVRVDPTTPIEVGGSRLRRLLILLALEPGRVVSAGQLIDALWEGEPPSGASNALQALVSRLRRAVPSLPVDARPGGYRLTLEPGAVDLHRFEAAVLAGRALLPTDPTGARQRLTEALDLWRGPALADAAGAAFARAPVARLEELRLTATEDLIEARSAMEAPDHLVPWLRELVAAHPLRERLTEQLIRTLHRAGRPAEALAAYDRLRGDLADTLGADPGPALAALHLAVLRNQPPGPPPSGDATIAEASRPDAAPMPRHRGDLPTPLTSFVGREAAVARVGDLLERARLVTLTGPGGAGKTRLAVESARAVADRFPDGVWLVELAPVADPAEVPQALLGLLGLREQAFFTGSRSRIPPSEATEPIVRAIDALTGRRAMLVLDNCEHQLDAAADLADRLLAACPDLRVLVTSREPLGITGEALHPVESLEQPPVGADPATALAYPSVRLFVDRAAAVRPDFRVDDRTVEPVVNICRSLDGMPLAIELAAARLRAMTAEQVSTRLEDRFRLLTGGSRTALPRHQTLRAVVDWSWDLLDPADQALWRRLAVFSGGATAAAVERVCAGGELASTEVLDRLFALVEKSLVIATDDADPRYRMLETIREYGLARLTEAGEEQRVRRAHADEFLSLAERADPELRGRDQLHWVERLRAEHDNLHGALRWAIDAPEVSRAVRLTAALGWYWWSRGHRIEGADLALEVFTLVERTSPPLDDGATPLATALATAYLLGAMNLVSAHADVASAQDWVDRAVRFADAFPDAAAKVALLRLSRPMSLIIVPATQLAGSSAFAGLFTDDDAWVAGVARIMHGHTQLNGGAPAEEAAEDFRIALELFRSVGDRWGLSTTRFALADLAARTGDRDDAIGQLRAALRAVEEFGAAEDVPHMRARLAHLHWQVGEHETARQLLAEAHEEAERLGADARAAVSATWSELLRDSGDWARAARWTERAAELVDRRGIAPQWSAMLATSLAHVRAAQGKLSAARTHLDRALELAIDAGDAPVVAIVVVGYADLALRAGRPRAAATLLGGADGVRGGHDQGSLDAIRVRLAVRTTLGESGFTEAYAGGLGTRVDQVAELLRVTLDA from the coding sequence GTGAACACCGGCGCGGCCGCGCCGATCCCGGTGCCCGAGCGGGCGGGCGGCACAATCGTCGGGGTGCAGATCTGCCTGCTCGGCCCATTGGAGGTCCGGGTCGACCCGACGACACCCATCGAGGTCGGCGGGTCGCGGCTGCGCCGACTGCTGATCCTGTTGGCACTGGAGCCCGGCCGGGTGGTCAGCGCCGGGCAACTGATCGACGCGCTGTGGGAGGGCGAGCCACCTTCCGGTGCGAGCAACGCGCTCCAGGCGCTCGTCTCCCGCCTCCGCCGGGCCGTGCCCAGCCTGCCGGTCGACGCCCGCCCCGGCGGATACCGGCTCACCCTCGAACCGGGCGCTGTCGACCTGCACCGATTCGAGGCCGCGGTGCTCGCCGGTCGGGCGTTGCTGCCCACCGACCCGACCGGAGCCCGGCAACGTCTCACCGAGGCGCTCGACCTGTGGCGGGGGCCGGCGTTGGCCGACGCCGCGGGCGCAGCGTTCGCCCGCGCGCCGGTGGCCCGGCTGGAGGAGTTGCGCCTCACCGCCACCGAGGACCTGATCGAGGCCCGTTCGGCAATGGAGGCCCCGGACCACCTGGTGCCCTGGCTGCGAGAATTGGTCGCCGCACACCCGCTGCGGGAACGGCTCACCGAACAACTGATCCGCACCCTGCACCGGGCCGGTCGCCCCGCCGAGGCGCTCGCCGCGTACGACCGGCTGCGGGGCGACCTCGCCGACACCCTCGGCGCCGATCCCGGGCCGGCGCTGGCCGCCCTGCACCTGGCGGTGCTGCGCAATCAGCCGCCGGGCCCTCCGCCGTCGGGCGACGCCACAATAGCCGAGGCCTCGCGACCAGACGCCGCTCCGATGCCACGCCATCGGGGCGATCTGCCGACCCCGCTGACCAGCTTCGTCGGCCGGGAGGCAGCCGTCGCCCGGGTCGGCGACCTGCTTGAGCGGGCTCGCCTGGTCACGCTCACCGGGCCGGGCGGCGCCGGCAAGACCCGGCTGGCGGTCGAGTCTGCCCGCGCGGTGGCCGACCGGTTCCCGGACGGGGTCTGGCTGGTCGAGCTTGCCCCGGTGGCCGACCCGGCCGAGGTGCCCCAGGCGCTGCTCGGCCTCCTCGGTCTCCGTGAGCAGGCATTCTTCACCGGCAGCCGCTCCCGGATCCCACCGAGCGAGGCCACCGAGCCGATCGTACGGGCCATCGACGCGTTGACCGGCCGCCGCGCGATGCTGGTGTTGGACAACTGCGAACACCAGCTGGACGCTGCCGCCGACCTGGCCGACCGGCTGCTCGCCGCCTGCCCCGACCTGCGGGTGCTGGTCACCAGCCGGGAACCTCTGGGCATCACCGGCGAGGCCCTGCACCCCGTCGAGTCGCTGGAGCAGCCACCCGTCGGCGCCGATCCCGCGACTGCGCTCGCGTACCCGTCGGTGCGGCTCTTCGTCGACCGGGCCGCCGCGGTCCGGCCCGACTTCCGGGTGGACGATCGGACGGTCGAGCCGGTGGTGAACATCTGTCGGTCGTTGGACGGCATGCCGCTCGCCATCGAGCTCGCCGCGGCCCGACTGAGAGCGATGACGGCAGAGCAGGTCTCGACCCGGCTTGAGGACAGGTTCCGCCTGCTCACCGGGGGCAGTCGGACGGCCCTGCCCCGACACCAGACGCTGCGGGCGGTGGTGGACTGGAGCTGGGATCTGCTCGACCCGGCCGATCAGGCGCTGTGGCGACGGCTCGCAGTCTTCTCCGGTGGTGCCACGGCGGCGGCGGTGGAACGCGTGTGCGCTGGTGGGGAGCTGGCGTCGACTGAGGTGCTCGACCGGCTCTTCGCACTGGTGGAGAAGTCGTTGGTGATCGCCACCGACGACGCCGACCCGCGCTACCGGATGCTGGAGACCATCCGGGAGTACGGGCTGGCCCGGCTGACCGAGGCCGGTGAGGAGCAGCGGGTACGCCGAGCCCACGCGGACGAGTTCCTGAGCTTGGCCGAGCGGGCCGACCCCGAGCTGCGCGGCCGCGACCAACTGCACTGGGTCGAGCGGCTTCGGGCGGAGCACGACAACCTGCACGGTGCGCTGCGGTGGGCGATCGATGCCCCCGAGGTCTCTCGGGCGGTCCGGTTGACAGCGGCGCTCGGCTGGTACTGGTGGTCACGCGGGCACCGGATCGAGGGCGCGGACCTCGCCCTCGAGGTGTTCACGCTGGTGGAGCGGACCAGTCCGCCGCTCGACGACGGCGCAACGCCGCTCGCCACCGCACTGGCGACCGCGTACCTGCTCGGGGCGATGAACCTGGTGAGCGCCCACGCGGACGTGGCATCGGCGCAGGATTGGGTGGACAGGGCGGTGCGCTTCGCCGACGCCTTCCCCGACGCCGCCGCCAAGGTGGCTCTGCTGCGACTGTCCAGGCCGATGTCCCTGATCATCGTTCCGGCGACGCAGTTGGCCGGGTCGAGCGCCTTCGCGGGGCTCTTCACCGACGACGATGCCTGGGTGGCCGGCGTGGCCCGGATCATGCACGGCCACACGCAGCTCAACGGGGGCGCGCCGGCCGAAGAGGCAGCCGAGGACTTCCGGATCGCGCTGGAGCTGTTCCGCTCCGTCGGGGACCGGTGGGGGTTGTCCACCACTCGCTTCGCCCTGGCCGACCTGGCCGCTCGGACCGGCGACCGTGACGACGCCATTGGGCAGTTGCGAGCCGCACTGCGGGCCGTCGAGGAGTTCGGCGCGGCCGAGGACGTGCCGCACATGCGGGCCCGGCTGGCCCATCTGCACTGGCAGGTGGGCGAGCACGAGACGGCCCGCCAGCTCCTCGCCGAGGCGCACGAGGAGGCCGAGAGGCTGGGCGCCGACGCACGGGCCGCCGTCTCCGCCACCTGGAGTGAGCTGCTGCGCGACTCGGGCGACTGGGCGAGGGCCGCCCGCTGGACGGAACGGGCGGCGGAGTTGGTCGATCGTCGGGGCATCGCACCGCAATGGAGCGCCATGCTGGCCACCTCGCTGGCGCACGTCAGGGCGGCCCAGGGAAAGCTGTCGGCTGCGCGTACCCACCTGGACCGGGCGCTGGAGCTGGCGATCGACGCCGGCGACGCCCCGGTGGTGGCCATCGTGGTGGTCGGCTACGCGGATCTCGCCCTGCGGGCCGGGCGGCCGAGGGCTGCGGCCACCCTGCTGGGCGGGGCCGATGGTGTGCGCGGCGGGCACGACCAGGGGTCGCTCGACGCCATCCGGGTACGGCTGGCCGTCCGCACGACGCTCGGCGAGTCGGGATTCACCGAGGCGTACGCGGGCGGCCTGGGAACGCGCGTGGATCAGGTGGCGGAGTTGTTGCGGGTCACACTCGACGCTTGA
- the ftrA gene encoding transcriptional regulator FtrA, whose translation MPIPATTTRPRLLPAPRRPAAAHRVAVLAYPGMSVFETGIVTEVFGLARPEFDVDWYDLVVCAEQPGPVPVVGGASLHTPYGLAELAAARTVIVPGVPDVTADPSPELITALRQAHRRGARLMSICSGAFALAGAGLLDGRRATTHWRYAELLARRYPRVEVDADVLYLDDGDLLTSAGSAAGLDLCVHVIRRDHGAAIANAVARRLVIPPHRDGGQAQFVEAPVPADPDDDRIAGSIDWALAHLAEPLSVAQLAGRAHMSSRTYLRHFALATGTSPIRWLIDQRIRASLTLLEETDASVEQVARAVGFDTPVTYRHHFGRVMLTSPSAYRRAFRTGAGQRT comes from the coding sequence ATGCCGATCCCGGCCACGACAACCCGCCCGCGCCTGCTACCAGCACCCCGACGACCAGCGGCCGCGCACCGGGTCGCCGTGCTCGCGTACCCGGGGATGTCGGTGTTCGAGACCGGCATCGTCACCGAGGTCTTCGGGCTGGCCCGACCCGAGTTCGACGTCGACTGGTACGACCTGGTGGTCTGCGCCGAGCAACCGGGGCCGGTGCCGGTGGTCGGCGGAGCCAGCCTGCACACCCCGTACGGCCTGGCCGAGCTGGCGGCGGCGCGGACGGTGATCGTGCCCGGCGTGCCGGACGTGACCGCTGACCCGTCGCCCGAGCTGATCACCGCGCTCCGCCAGGCGCACCGGCGCGGTGCTCGGCTCATGTCGATCTGCTCGGGCGCGTTCGCGCTGGCCGGAGCGGGGCTGCTGGACGGTCGACGGGCCACGACCCACTGGCGGTACGCGGAGCTGCTGGCGCGGCGCTACCCGCGGGTCGAGGTGGACGCGGACGTGCTCTACCTCGACGACGGTGACCTGCTCACCAGTGCCGGCAGCGCGGCCGGGCTGGACCTCTGCGTGCACGTGATCCGGCGCGACCATGGCGCGGCGATCGCCAACGCGGTCGCCCGACGGCTGGTGATCCCGCCGCACCGCGACGGCGGGCAGGCCCAGTTCGTCGAGGCACCGGTACCCGCCGACCCGGACGACGACCGCATCGCGGGCAGCATCGACTGGGCTCTCGCCCATCTCGCCGAGCCGCTGAGCGTGGCCCAGCTCGCCGGGCGGGCGCACATGTCGTCCCGCACCTACCTGCGGCACTTCGCCCTGGCCACCGGAACCAGCCCGATCCGTTGGCTGATCGACCAGCGGATCCGGGCCAGCCTGACCCTCCTGGAGGAGACCGACGCCTCGGTCGAGCAGGTCGCCCGCGCGGTGGGCTTCGACACGCCGGTCACCTATCGGCACCACTTCGGCCGGGTCATGCTGACCTCACCGTCGGCGTACCGCCGGGCCTTCCGCACCGGCGCGGGTCAGCGGACGTAA
- a CDS encoding DUF6232 family protein, with protein MTTYYDDRSVQVTSTAFRVDGRSYALADITMIWHRRGTRSWRVLVGRGAIGAALAGPLVAAVLGIGVAVWLHRSPTVTIAIVGASVLVGLAVGPVADFLFEHLDRSYTRGSRQLEIWARWRGQPVRLLRTGDALRFGQIYRAVQRAVEHSQPARPGTRR; from the coding sequence ATGACCACTTATTACGACGACAGGTCGGTGCAGGTCACCTCGACCGCCTTCCGAGTCGACGGCCGCAGCTACGCGCTGGCCGACATCACCATGATCTGGCACCGCCGTGGCACCCGTTCCTGGCGGGTGCTCGTGGGCCGGGGCGCGATCGGCGCCGCACTCGCCGGTCCGCTGGTCGCGGCGGTGCTCGGCATCGGCGTCGCCGTCTGGCTGCACCGCTCGCCCACCGTGACGATCGCGATCGTCGGCGCGTCGGTGCTGGTCGGGTTGGCCGTCGGGCCGGTCGCCGACTTCCTCTTCGAACACCTGGACCGCTCGTACACCCGGGGCAGCCGCCAACTGGAGATCTGGGCCCGTTGGCGCGGTCAGCCGGTGCGGTTGCTGCGCACCGGCGACGCGCTGCGCTTCGGGCAGATCTACCGGGCGGTGCAACGGGCGGTCGAGCACAGCCAACCGGCCCGCCCCGGCACCCGCCGCTAG
- a CDS encoding rhodanese-like domain-containing protein: protein MTFAFAVPPADPAAAATYFHNRLSVETDVSDVHADLSARTPGLVVVDSRGAAAWAQGHLPGAVHLPTAEIASRAADLIPPGSAVVTYCWGPGCNGATRAALEFARLGHQVKVMLGGFEYWAREGLPVVTEAGLTRRPVDGLTAPATTITCDC from the coding sequence ATGACTTTCGCCTTCGCCGTTCCGCCGGCCGATCCGGCCGCCGCCGCCACCTACTTCCACAACCGGCTCAGCGTCGAGACCGACGTCAGTGATGTGCACGCCGACCTGTCGGCCCGTACCCCGGGTCTGGTGGTCGTCGACTCCCGGGGCGCGGCCGCCTGGGCGCAGGGGCACCTCCCCGGCGCGGTGCACCTGCCCACCGCCGAGATCGCGAGCCGGGCGGCGGACCTGATCCCGCCGGGCTCGGCGGTGGTGACGTATTGCTGGGGTCCGGGCTGCAACGGCGCGACCCGGGCGGCCCTGGAGTTCGCCCGGCTCGGCCATCAGGTGAAGGTGATGCTCGGCGGGTTCGAATACTGGGCGCGGGAGGGGCTGCCGGTGGTGACGGAGGCCGGGCTGACCCGGAGACCGGTCGATGGCCTCACCGCGCCCGCCACGACGATCACCTGCGACTGCTGA
- a CDS encoding ABC transporter ATP-binding protein: MTGDLIPGVTGAAPAAAPVDPDLVVSLDGVGVRRSGTALLQDLTWRVELDERWVVLGSNGAGKTTLLNLAAGRLHPTTGVAHVLGERIGRTDVNELRTRIGLTTAALAERLPADEQVSDVVMTAAWSVVGRFRESYERGDEARARALLSQLGVGGLTERRYGTLSEGERKRVQIARALMTDPELLLLDEPAAGLDLGGREDLVARLAELAYDPDAPAMVLVTHHVEEIPPGFTHALLLREGGVVAQGLLAETLTGDNLSKTFGLPLVVERSGDRYTARAA, translated from the coding sequence GTGACTGGTGATCTGATCCCCGGCGTTACCGGCGCCGCGCCTGCCGCCGCCCCCGTGGACCCGGATCTGGTGGTCAGCCTCGACGGAGTCGGCGTACGCCGGTCTGGCACCGCCCTCCTCCAGGACCTGACCTGGCGGGTCGAGTTGGACGAACGGTGGGTCGTCCTCGGCTCCAACGGTGCCGGCAAGACCACCCTGCTCAACCTCGCCGCGGGCCGACTGCACCCCACCACCGGCGTTGCGCACGTGCTCGGCGAGCGGATCGGCCGCACCGACGTCAACGAGCTGCGTACCCGGATCGGGCTCACCACCGCCGCGCTCGCCGAGCGACTGCCCGCCGACGAGCAGGTCAGCGACGTGGTGATGACCGCCGCCTGGTCGGTGGTCGGCCGCTTCCGGGAGAGCTACGAGCGCGGTGACGAGGCCCGGGCGCGGGCGCTGCTGAGCCAACTCGGCGTCGGTGGCCTCACCGAACGCCGCTACGGCACCCTCTCCGAGGGTGAGCGCAAGCGGGTGCAGATCGCCCGTGCCCTGATGACCGACCCGGAGTTGCTGCTGCTCGACGAGCCCGCCGCCGGGCTCGACCTGGGTGGTCGGGAAGACCTGGTCGCCCGGCTGGCCGAGCTGGCGTACGACCCGGACGCCCCGGCGATGGTGCTGGTCACGCACCACGTGGAGGAGATCCCACCGGGGTTCACCCACGCGCTGCTGCTGCGGGAAGGCGGAGTGGTCGCCCAGGGTCTGCTCGCCGAGACGCTGACCGGCGACAACCTCTCCAAGACATTCGGTCTGCCACTGGTGGTCGAGCGGTCGGGCGACCGTTACACCGCCCGGGCCGCCTGA
- a CDS encoding DUF6232 family protein, protein MTLYYRDDAVQVTSESIRAGGHVVALADVTFVWHARGQKTLAVRGRVLGRGVLVLLLSLPPLVAVVCVLSLAWSAQDRGNWQLALIILAACAVGALVLVPFLEIPLGWLDRSYERGSHVHELWVQHHGQEDLLVRTPDALRFGQIYRAVQRAVEQHGDHR, encoded by the coding sequence ATGACCCTCTATTACCGGGACGACGCGGTGCAGGTGACCTCCGAGTCGATCCGGGCGGGCGGTCACGTGGTCGCCCTCGCCGACGTGACGTTCGTCTGGCACGCACGGGGCCAGAAAACCCTCGCCGTACGCGGCCGTGTGCTGGGGCGCGGTGTCCTGGTGCTGCTGCTCTCGCTGCCGCCGTTGGTCGCCGTGGTCTGCGTGCTGTCACTGGCGTGGTCGGCACAGGACCGGGGCAACTGGCAGTTGGCGCTGATCATCCTCGCCGCCTGCGCGGTGGGGGCGTTGGTGCTGGTGCCGTTCCTGGAGATCCCCCTCGGCTGGCTGGACCGCTCCTATGAGCGCGGCAGCCATGTGCACGAGTTGTGGGTGCAGCACCACGGCCAGGAGGATCTGCTGGTGCGCACCCCGGACGCACTACGGTTCGGCCAGATCTACCGGGCCGTACAGCGTGCCGTCGAACAGCACGGGGACCATCGATGA
- a CDS encoding ribokinase translates to MPQTRVAVVGSANMDLVAMAPALPRVGETMLGTDFVMVPGGKGANQAVAAVRAGASCAFLGAIGSDAFGVTLKARITAAGVDTSQLRVVYGTSGVALVMVNAQGENAIMVTPGANDALVGLTEEELATVRAADVLVAQLEIPVQTVTAAAVAARAAGTRVILNAAPARELPPELLAAVDVLVVNEGEAQTLAGRGREEPRALLELTPRAVLTLGGEGAWYVDRDGAEVHVPAVQVDVVDSTAAGDAFTAALAVGWGEGRDLVDAVRWASAAGAACVRKLGASVALPRRAEIDELYAPA, encoded by the coding sequence GTGCCGCAGACCCGGGTTGCCGTGGTGGGCAGCGCCAACATGGACCTGGTCGCGATGGCGCCCGCGCTGCCGCGAGTGGGCGAGACCATGCTCGGCACCGACTTCGTGATGGTGCCCGGCGGTAAGGGCGCCAATCAGGCCGTCGCCGCGGTTCGGGCCGGCGCCTCCTGCGCGTTCCTCGGCGCGATCGGCTCGGACGCCTTCGGCGTCACCCTGAAGGCGCGCATCACCGCGGCCGGGGTGGACACCAGCCAGCTGCGCGTGGTCTACGGCACCTCGGGGGTCGCGCTGGTGATGGTCAACGCCCAGGGTGAGAACGCCATCATGGTGACTCCCGGTGCGAACGACGCGCTGGTCGGGCTCACCGAGGAGGAGCTTGCCACGGTACGCGCGGCGGACGTCCTGGTCGCCCAACTGGAAATCCCGGTGCAGACCGTGACAGCCGCCGCAGTGGCCGCCCGCGCCGCCGGCACCCGGGTCATCCTGAACGCCGCCCCGGCCCGGGAGCTCCCGCCCGAACTGCTCGCCGCCGTGGACGTGCTGGTCGTCAACGAGGGCGAGGCGCAGACGCTCGCCGGCCGTGGCCGGGAGGAGCCCCGGGCGCTGCTCGAGCTGACCCCCCGCGCCGTGCTCACTCTCGGCGGCGAGGGCGCCTGGTACGTCGACCGGGACGGCGCCGAAGTGCACGTGCCGGCGGTCCAGGTCGACGTGGTCGACTCCACCGCCGCAGGCGACGCGTTCACCGCCGCGCTGGCCGTCGGCTGGGGCGAGGGACGCGACCTGGTCGACGCGGTGCGCTGGGCGTCGGCGGCCGGCGCTGCCTGCGTACGCAAGCTCGGCGCCTCGGTGGCGCTACCCCGACGCGCCGAGATCGACGAGCTGTACGCCCCGGCCTGA
- a CDS encoding enoyl-CoA hydratase/isomerase family protein, with protein sequence MGEFVRLETKDGIGTIRLERPPMNALNTQVQEELRAAADAAAADPDVRAVIVYGGEKVFAAGADIKQMAEMSYVDMVDRAPNLSSALGAIARIPKPVVAAITGYALGGGCELALACDWRVVAEDAKLGQPEIKLGIIPGAGGTQRLARLVGPARAKDLIMSGRMVDAQEALRIGLVDRVAPAAEVYDTAVALITPYLTGPAQALRAAKLAVDGGLDMDLNSGLAWETQLFAALFATDDRREGMVAFVEKRKPGFTGR encoded by the coding sequence GTGGGCGAGTTCGTTCGGCTGGAGACCAAGGACGGCATCGGCACGATCCGGCTGGAGCGGCCGCCGATGAACGCGCTCAACACCCAGGTGCAGGAGGAGTTGCGTGCCGCCGCCGATGCGGCCGCCGCCGACCCCGACGTCCGCGCCGTCATCGTGTACGGCGGGGAGAAGGTCTTCGCCGCCGGAGCCGACATCAAGCAGATGGCCGAAATGTCCTACGTGGACATGGTCGACCGGGCCCCGAACCTGTCCAGCGCGCTCGGCGCGATCGCCCGGATCCCCAAGCCGGTGGTCGCCGCGATCACCGGTTATGCCCTCGGCGGCGGCTGCGAGCTGGCGTTGGCCTGCGACTGGCGGGTGGTCGCCGAGGACGCCAAGCTCGGCCAGCCGGAGATCAAGCTGGGCATCATCCCCGGTGCGGGCGGCACCCAGCGGCTGGCCCGCCTGGTCGGCCCGGCCCGCGCCAAGGACCTGATCATGTCCGGGCGGATGGTGGACGCGCAGGAGGCGCTGCGGATCGGCCTGGTCGACCGGGTCGCCCCGGCCGCCGAGGTGTACGACACGGCCGTCGCGCTGATCACCCCGTACCTGACCGGGCCCGCGCAGGCGCTGCGCGCGGCGAAGCTGGCGGTCGACGGCGGCCTGGACATGGACCTGAACTCGGGCCTGGCCTGGGAGACGCAGCTCTTCGCGGCGCTGTTCGCCACCGACGACCGGCGCGAGGGCATGGTGGCCTTCGTCGAGAAGCGCAAGCCGGGTTTCACCGGCCGCTGA
- a CDS encoding acetolactate synthase: protein MTERIEGHGGELALAALRAHGVREMFTLSGGHVFPLYDAAHKTDFPIYDVRHEQSAVFAAEAVAKLQRRPGLAVLTAGPGVTNGISGMTSAFFNASPVLVLGGRAPAFRWGSGSLQEMDHLPLVSPVTKHAETVFSTDDIPRAVGAALTAALSPHRGPAFLDFPLETVFSVAEVELPAVTGVDPVVPDPEEVGHAAMLIAAAQRPVIIAGSDVYAGDAVAALREAAEALQVPVFTNGMGRGSLPPEHPLAFAKARRAALSGADVVVVVGTPLDFRLSFGDFGDAKVVHIVDAPSQRATHVQPTAAPAGDLRLILSALADHSGDRADHTDWIADLRLAEDAAKARDAAEMAAETDPIRPARIYGELRRVLARDAITIGDGGDFVSYAGRYLEPAQPGTWLDPGPYGCLGTGMGYAMGARVSHPDRQVCVLMGDGAAGFSLMDVESLVRQKLPVVIVVGNNGIWGLEKHPMQAMYGYDVAADLQPELRYDKVVSALGGAGETVAKAADLGPALQRAFDAGVPYLVNVLTDPTDAYPRSSNLA from the coding sequence ATGACCGAGCGGATCGAGGGTCACGGCGGCGAGTTGGCGCTCGCGGCACTGCGCGCGCACGGCGTACGGGAAATGTTCACACTCTCCGGCGGGCACGTCTTTCCGCTCTACGACGCCGCGCACAAGACCGACTTCCCGATCTACGACGTCCGGCACGAGCAGTCCGCCGTCTTCGCCGCCGAGGCGGTGGCCAAGCTGCAGCGCCGCCCCGGCCTCGCCGTGCTCACCGCCGGCCCCGGTGTCACCAACGGCATCTCCGGCATGACCAGCGCGTTCTTCAACGCCTCGCCGGTGCTGGTGCTCGGGGGTCGCGCGCCCGCGTTCCGCTGGGGCTCCGGCAGCCTCCAGGAGATGGACCACCTGCCCCTGGTCTCCCCGGTCACCAAGCACGCCGAGACGGTATTCAGCACCGACGACATCCCGCGTGCGGTCGGTGCCGCGCTCACCGCCGCGCTCAGCCCGCACCGCGGCCCGGCCTTCCTCGACTTTCCGCTCGAGACGGTCTTCTCGGTCGCCGAGGTCGAGTTGCCCGCCGTGACGGGCGTCGACCCGGTCGTACCGGACCCGGAGGAGGTCGGCCACGCCGCGATGCTCATCGCCGCGGCGCAACGGCCGGTCATCATCGCCGGCTCCGACGTGTACGCGGGCGACGCCGTCGCCGCACTGCGCGAGGCGGCCGAGGCGTTGCAGGTGCCGGTCTTCACCAATGGCATGGGTCGTGGCTCGCTCCCGCCGGAGCACCCGCTCGCGTTCGCCAAGGCCCGCCGGGCCGCGCTCTCCGGCGCCGACGTGGTCGTGGTGGTCGGCACCCCACTGGACTTCCGGCTCAGCTTCGGTGACTTCGGCGACGCCAAGGTGGTGCACATCGTCGACGCGCCCAGCCAGCGGGCGACGCACGTCCAGCCGACTGCCGCCCCCGCCGGTGACCTGCGCCTGATCCTCTCCGCGCTGGCCGACCACTCCGGTGACCGGGCCGACCACACCGACTGGATCGCCGACCTGCGCCTCGCCGAGGACGCGGCGAAGGCCCGGGACGCCGCCGAGATGGCCGCCGAGACCGACCCGATCCGCCCCGCCCGGATCTACGGCGAGTTGCGTCGGGTGCTGGCCCGCGATGCGATCACCATCGGCGACGGTGGCGACTTCGTGTCGTACGCCGGGCGCTACCTGGAGCCGGCCCAGCCCGGCACCTGGCTGGACCCGGGCCCGTACGGCTGCCTCGGCACCGGCATGGGCTACGCGATGGGTGCCCGGGTCAGCCACCCCGACCGGCAAGTCTGCGTGCTGATGGGCGACGGTGCCGCGGGCTTCTCGCTGATGGACGTCGAGTCGCTGGTCCGCCAGAAGCTGCCGGTGGTGATCGTCGTCGGCAACAACGGCATCTGGGGGCTGGAGAAGCACCCGATGCAGGCCATGTACGGCTACGACGTGGCCGCCGACCTCCAGCCGGAGCTGCGCTACGACAAGGTGGTCAGCGCGCTCGGCGGGGCAGGGGAGACGGTCGCCAAGGCGGCCGATCTGGGCCCGGCCCTGCAGCGGGCGTTCGACGCCGGCGTGCCGTACCTGGTCAATGTGCTCACCGACCCGACCGACGCGTACCCCCGATCGTCGAACCTGGCCTGA